catccttttttgatatttagcgccctctgattattccgcacatttgatggtgctacacagccttcccggcttggtgccttctattgataattacttactaaagGAGCAGATTGTTGAGGctgcattcataactttaaaaataTGATAAAAAAATAGGCCAggtgtcattgcattagacaaccaacagcTAAAAAATCGGGGTATAAGAGCTTGAGCTCGATCCTGCATGCTcttaaataggtgagtatacacacacacacacacacacacacacacacacacacacacacacacacacacacacacacacacacacacacacacacacacacacaccaggacacccgTCATCGCCCAGGATAATTGGACAAGACGCATTTGAACAATTCAATCGGAGCCTCTCAAGTCCAAGTGGCGGGAGAGGTTTGTTAAGGCCCCGGGCTGACTCCCAGGACCATGTGACCGGGGTCTGGCACACTGGCCCGGGAcctgacccgggacctgacccgggacctgacccggGACCAGACCCATGAcctgacccgggacctgacccgggacctgacccggGACCAGACCCATGAcatgacccgggacctgacccggGACCTGCCCCGGGACCAGACCCGGGACCAGACCCGGGACCAGACCCATGAcatgacccgggacctgacccgggacctgacccggGACTTGACCCGGGACATGCCCCGGGAcctgacccgggacctgacccgggacctgacccgggacctgacccgggacctgacccgggacctgacccggGACCAGACCCGGGACcagacccgggacctgacccgggacctgacccgggacctgacccgggacctgacccggGACCAGACCCGGGACCAGACCcatgacccgggacctgacccggGACCAGACCCATGACATGACCCGGGACCAGACCCGGGGCCAAGAGAAGGCGAGACTTAAGAAGCGCGCCAGTAGTACTCAACCAGTGTTGTGACTCCTGAGGGCTGCAGGAGTATAACCCGCGGGTTGGTACACTTTATATGTTCAAATGTTGAaaagttgtggtggttattgtacaTGGTGTTCGGTGAGGACATTGTCACAGTGTGTCCTCTGGCGGCCTGTCGTCCCACAGCCCTCTGGTGACTGTCGTCTCACAGTCCTCTGGCGACCTGTCGTCTCACAGCCCTCTGGTGACTGTCGTCTCACAGCCCTCTGGCGACTGTCGTCTCACAGCCCTCTGACGACCTGTCGTCTCACAGCCCTCTGGCGACCTGTCGTCTCACAGCCCTCTTTCGACCTGTCGTCTTGCAGCCCTCTTTCGACCTGTCGTCTCGCAGCCCTCTGGCGGCCTGTCGTCTTGCAGCCCTCTGGCGGCCTGTCGTCCCACAGCCCTCTGGCGACCTGTCGTCTTGCAGCTCTCTGGCGACCTGTCGTCCCACAGCCCTCTGGCGACCTGTCGTCCCACAGCCCTCTGGCGGCCTGTCGTCCCACAGCCCTCTGGCGGCCTGTCGTCCCACAGCCCTCTGGCGGCCTGTCGTCCCACAGCCCTCTGGTGACCTGTCGTCTTGCAGCCCTCTGGCGGCCTGTCGTCTTGCAGCCCTCTGGCGGCCTGTCGTCCCACAGCCCTCTGGCGACCTGTCGTCTTGCAGCTCTCTGGCGACCTGTCGTCTTGCAGCCCTCTGGCGACCTGTCGTCTCCCAGCCCTCTGGCGACCTGTCGTCTCCCAGCCCTCTTTCGACCTGTCGTCTTGCAGCCCTCTGGCGACCTGTCGTCTCACAGCCCTCTGGCGACCTGTCGTCTCCCAGCCCTCTGGCGACCTGTCGTCCCACAGCCCTCTGGCGACCTGTCGTCTCACAGCCCTCTGGCGACCTGTCGTCTCCCAGCCCTCTGGCGACCTGTCGTCTCACAGTCCTCTGGCGACCTGTCGTCTCACAGCCCTCTGGCGACCTGTCGTCTCCCAGCCCTCTTTCGACCTGTCGTCTTGCAGCCCTCTGTCGACCTGTCGTCTCCCAGCCCTCTGGCGACCTGTCGTCTCACAGTCCTCTGGCGACCTGTCGTCTCACAGCCTTCTGGTGACTGTCGTCTCACAGCCCTCTGGCGACCTGTCGTCTCCCAGCCCTCTGGCGACCTGTCGTCTCCCAGCCCTCTGGTGACTGTCGTCTCACAGTCCTCTGGCGACCTGTCGTCTCACAGCCCTCTGGTGACTGTCGTCTCACAGCCCTCTGGTGACTGTCGTCTCACAGCCCTCTGGTGACTGTCGTCTCACAGCCCTCTGGCGACCTGTCGTCTCACAGCCCTCTGGCGACCTGTCGTCTCACAGCCCTCTGGCGACTGTCGTTTCACAGCCCTCTGGCGACCTGTCGTCCCACAGCCCTCTGG
This genomic window from Procambarus clarkii isolate CNS0578487 chromosome 62, FALCON_Pclarkii_2.0, whole genome shotgun sequence contains:
- the LOC138354389 gene encoding octapeptide-repeat protein T2-like; this translates as MESNAARRQVARGLRDDSRQRAARRQVARELSPEGWETTGRQRAARRQVERGLGDDRSPEGCETTGRQRTVRRQVARGLGDDRSPEGCETTGRQRAVGRQVARGLGDDRSPEGCETTGRQRAARRQVERGLGDDRSPEGWETTGRQRAARRQVARELQDDRSPEGCGTTGRQRAARRQAARGLQDDRSPEGCGTTGRQRAVGRQAARGLWDDRPPEGCGTTGRQRAVGRQVARELQDDRSPEGCGTTGRQRAARRQAARGLRDDRSKEGCKTTGRKRAVRRQVARGL